Proteins found in one Methanobrevibacter sp. genomic segment:
- a CDS encoding signal recognition particle protein Srp54, with protein sequence MLGSLGENLTNTMKKLAGMSVIDKKVVKEVVKDIQRALIQSDVNIQLVLKLSKTIEDRALNEEPPKGITPREHVITIIYEEMVNLLGSEAKELEINKKPFKILFLGLQGSGKTTTIGKLCRYLQRKGFSPAVVCTDTWRPAAYEQLRQLTEDMQIQLYGDPENKDALDLAEKGLKHFKNQKIIIFDTAGRHKNEEDLIEEMNKLDKIIEPDESILVIDGTIGQQAGEQAKAFSQATDIGSIIISKLDGTAKGGGALSAVAETGAPIKFIGTGERIDEFEAFDPERFISRLLGMGDIRSLIEKAEEVIDEDVATKTMNNMLSGKFTLMDMQNQFEMMNSMGPMQQVMNMIPGLGGKIPKEATQMTEDKINEFKVIMSSMTEEEMLNPKIIKQSRIQRIARGSGVDENSVKELLRYYNNTKKAMKGIGRRGMGGGAMNRIMGQFMK encoded by the coding sequence ATGTTAGGAAGTTTAGGAGAAAACCTTACAAACACCATGAAAAAACTGGCTGGAATGAGTGTCATTGACAAGAAGGTTGTTAAGGAAGTAGTGAAGGACATTCAAAGGGCATTGATTCAATCTGACGTTAACATTCAGCTTGTATTGAAACTGTCCAAAACAATCGAAGACCGTGCACTCAATGAAGAGCCTCCAAAAGGAATCACACCTAGGGAACATGTAATCACAATCATCTATGAAGAAATGGTCAACCTGCTTGGAAGCGAAGCGAAAGAGCTTGAGATCAATAAGAAGCCATTCAAGATCCTGTTCTTGGGGCTTCAAGGTAGTGGTAAAACCACCACAATCGGTAAATTATGCAGATACCTTCAAAGAAAAGGTTTCTCTCCGGCTGTCGTATGTACAGACACATGGAGACCTGCAGCATATGAGCAGTTAAGGCAGCTCACTGAAGACATGCAGATCCAGCTTTACGGAGACCCTGAAAACAAGGATGCGTTAGACCTTGCCGAAAAGGGATTGAAGCACTTCAAGAATCAGAAGATCATCATTTTCGATACTGCAGGTAGGCATAAGAACGAAGAGGATCTCATCGAGGAAATGAACAAATTGGACAAGATCATCGAGCCTGACGAATCCATTCTCGTCATTGACGGTACAATCGGTCAACAGGCAGGAGAACAAGCCAAGGCATTTTCACAGGCAACCGATATCGGTTCCATCATCATCTCAAAATTGGACGGTACAGCTAAAGGGGGAGGAGCTCTCTCCGCAGTGGCTGAAACCGGCGCACCAATTAAGTTCATCGGTACCGGTGAGAGAATCGATGAGTTTGAGGCATTTGACCCTGAAAGGTTCATCTCCAGATTGTTAGGTATGGGAGACATCAGAAGCCTTATCGAAAAGGCTGAAGAGGTCATCGATGAGGATGTCGCTACAAAGACAATGAACAATATGCTCAGCGGAAAGTTCACCCTTATGGACATGCAGAACCAGTTTGAAATGATGAACAGCATGGGCCCTATGCAACAGGTCATGAATATGATTCCAGGTTTAGGAGGAAAGATACCTAAGGAAGCCACTCAAATGACCGAGGATAAGATCAATGAGTTCAAGGTGATCATGTCCTCAATGACTGAAGAGGAAATGCTCAACCCGAAGATAATCAAGCAATCCCGTATACAAAGAATCGCAAGAGGTTCCGGTGTGGACGAGAACAGCGTAAAGGAATTGCTAAGATACTATAACAATACCAAAAAGGCAATGAAAGGTATTGGACGTAGAGGAATGGGCGGAGGAGCCATGAATAGAATCATGGGCCAATTCATGAAATAG
- a CDS encoding DNA-directed RNA polymerase subunit L: MEIEVVKDTKLELEMIIHGENHSLCNVLRKYLMEDSDVEYAVYGIDHPLTGEPIMTIKTKRTKRPRDSLLRAAQRLKEETAEFKELLEDI, translated from the coding sequence ATGGAAATTGAAGTTGTAAAAGATACCAAATTAGAACTCGAAATGATTATTCACGGAGAAAACCACTCTCTTTGTAATGTTTTAAGAAAATATCTCATGGAAGATAGTGATGTGGAATATGCGGTTTATGGTATTGACCACCCACTTACCGGTGAACCTATCATGACCATCAAAACCAAAAGAACAAAAAGACCAAGAGACTCTCTTTTAAGAGCAGCTCAAAGATTAAAAGAAGAAACCGCTGAATTCAAAGAATTGCTTGAAGACATTTAA
- the dph2 gene encoding diphthamide biosynthesis enzyme Dph2 yields the protein MALYDMELKRVIRKINSLNVRNVGLQFPEGLKMQAVALAREIEKQTDATVIVSADPCFGACDVSDRKMKGIVDFIVHYGHTPLPLKYGIPTMFIEAKANVKIKDYLEEALEELKDYSKIAIATTAQHLHLLDEIVDFLEDNGKEVVIGSSRSTRKGQVLGCNFASVKNLGAEVYLFIGSGNFHPLGIYLFTKAPVLAIDPYSGDIREMSAYADRILRIRFARIVKAREVTKWGIIVSSKEGQYRMKLAKEIKKLLEDEGMEAYILLMDHVNPDVLLPYMELEGFVVTACPRIAIDDSQMYKKPVITPKELEIVLNKREWEKYQLDEILFEDRYYQ from the coding sequence ATGGCATTATATGATATGGAACTCAAAAGGGTTATAAGGAAGATAAACTCTTTGAATGTTAGAAATGTGGGCTTGCAGTTTCCAGAGGGACTTAAGATGCAGGCGGTAGCTCTTGCAAGAGAGATTGAAAAGCAGACAGACGCTACTGTAATCGTATCTGCAGACCCTTGCTTTGGGGCATGTGATGTTTCCGACAGGAAAATGAAGGGAATAGTGGATTTCATTGTTCACTACGGACACACTCCACTTCCACTGAAATACGGCATTCCTACAATGTTCATTGAAGCCAAGGCCAATGTCAAGATCAAGGACTATCTGGAAGAGGCTTTGGAAGAGTTGAAGGACTATTCCAAGATAGCTATTGCAACAACAGCCCAGCACTTGCACTTGCTTGATGAGATTGTGGACTTTTTGGAAGACAACGGCAAGGAAGTTGTCATAGGATCATCAAGAAGCACAAGAAAGGGGCAGGTCTTAGGCTGCAATTTCGCTTCAGTAAAGAATTTAGGTGCTGAGGTTTACCTGTTCATTGGAAGCGGCAATTTCCATCCTTTGGGAATATACCTATTCACCAAGGCTCCAGTATTGGCAATTGACCCTTATAGTGGTGACATCCGTGAAATGAGTGCCTATGCAGACAGAATCTTGAGAATCAGATTTGCAAGAATAGTGAAGGCACGTGAAGTTACAAAATGGGGAATAATTGTATCTTCAAAGGAAGGTCAATACAGGATGAAATTGGCTAAAGAGATAAAAAAGCTCCTTGAAGATGAAGGTATGGAGGCGTATATTCTTCTCATGGACCATGTTAACCCTGATGTTCTTCTCCCATATATGGAACTTGAAGGATTTGTGGTGACAGCATGCCCGAGGATAGCCATTGACGATTCCCAGATGTATAAAAAGCCAGTCATAACCCCTAAGGAGCTTGAGATTGTCTTGAACAAGAGGGAATGGGAGAAATATCAATTGGATGAGATATTGTTTGAAGACAGGTACTACCAATAA
- the hpt gene encoding hypoxanthine/guanine phosphoribosyltransferase, translating to MLEKLVESLREAPVVKKGDYDYFVHGISDGIPAMDPNVLREIAQVLDEIMDLSKIDKIVGVEAMGIHIATALSLETGIPFVVIRKRQYGLPGEHEIVKSTGYATSKLYINDLNEGDNILLVDDVVSTGGTLTAVINELKAIGVNLVDTVVVVEKGEGKGIVEEATGEDIKTLVKLDVVDGKVVADSLL from the coding sequence ATGCTTGAGAAATTAGTAGAATCATTAAGAGAGGCACCAGTTGTTAAGAAAGGAGATTATGACTACTTCGTTCACGGTATCAGTGACGGAATACCTGCAATGGATCCAAATGTCCTAAGGGAAATCGCACAGGTATTGGATGAAATCATGGACCTATCCAAAATAGATAAGATTGTAGGTGTTGAAGCGATGGGTATCCACATTGCAACCGCCTTGTCCTTGGAAACCGGAATTCCTTTTGTAGTCATTCGTAAGAGACAATACGGATTGCCTGGTGAACATGAAATCGTAAAATCCACCGGATATGCAACTTCCAAATTATACATCAATGACTTGAATGAAGGGGACAATATCCTCTTGGTTGACGATGTGGTAAGTACTGGAGGAACTCTTACTGCTGTAATCAATGAATTGAAAGCCATTGGAGTCAACTTGGTTGACACCGTAGTGGTAGTTGAAAAAGGAGAAGGAAAAGGCATCGTTGAAGAGGCTACCGGCGAAGACATCAAGACCCTTGTGAAATTGGATGTTGTTGACGGCAAGGTTGTAGCTGATTCATTGTTATAG
- a CDS encoding NUDIX hydrolase — protein MKYKIPSLTVDIFIFNEDNEFILIKRKNDPFEGHWALPGGFVDYGETTEHAAIREAKEETSIDVKLVKLFNVYSDPDRDPRRHTVSICYLAKGNFDDAKAADDAKDIGVFSFDCIKEKRLAFDHETILNDIKKYLEEN, from the coding sequence ATCAAATATAAAATTCCATCATTGACTGTTGACATTTTCATTTTCAATGAAGATAATGAATTCATACTCATCAAAAGGAAAAATGATCCATTTGAGGGCCATTGGGCATTGCCTGGAGGCTTTGTGGATTATGGTGAAACTACTGAACATGCCGCAATTAGGGAAGCTAAAGAGGAAACATCAATTGATGTCAAATTAGTCAAACTATTCAATGTCTACTCAGACCCAGACCGTGACCCAAGAAGGCATACAGTATCAATTTGCTATTTGGCTAAAGGCAATTTTGATGATGCAAAGGCAGCTGATGACGCTAAGGATATCGGTGTATTTTCATTCGATTGCATTAAAGAAAAAAGACTTGCATTTGATCATGAAACAATTCTCAATGATATAAAAAAATATTTAGAAGAAAATTAA
- a CDS encoding exosome complex RNA-binding protein Csl4, with translation MKMESGDFVMPGDFLSVSEQFLPGQGAYEDDGSVKSGVPGNVLIDEDEKEISVISKSGGPNLLKVGDIVYGEVKDVRGQRALISIYAKKGTRRELALPYLAAIHISQVTPGYIDKLTDAFRIGDLIEAKVVKIMGDNLDLNTEDITSGVVKAMCTRCRTFMDPCNESEVYCPVCDRKEKRKVSKNYDY, from the coding sequence ATGAAAATGGAATCTGGAGATTTTGTAATGCCTGGTGACTTTTTAAGTGTAAGTGAACAGTTCCTGCCAGGCCAAGGAGCATACGAAGATGATGGCAGTGTGAAATCAGGTGTTCCTGGAAACGTATTGATTGATGAAGATGAAAAGGAAATCTCTGTAATATCAAAATCAGGCGGTCCAAACTTATTGAAAGTTGGAGACATTGTATATGGTGAAGTGAAAGATGTACGTGGCCAAAGAGCTTTAATAAGCATTTATGCTAAGAAAGGAACCAGACGTGAATTGGCTCTTCCTTATTTGGCAGCTATTCACATTTCCCAAGTGACTCCTGGTTATATAGACAAGCTAACTGACGCTTTCAGAATCGGAGATTTGATTGAAGCGAAAGTTGTAAAGATTATGGGAGACAACCTTGACTTGAACACAGAGGACATCACTTCCGGTGTTGTGAAGGCTATGTGTACCAGATGCAGAACCTTTATGGATCCTTGCAATGAATCCGAAGTTTACTGTCCGGTATGCGATAGAAAGGAAAAAAGAAAAGTTTCTAAGAATTATGATTATTAA
- a CDS encoding tRNA pseudouridine(54/55) synthase Pus10 yields the protein MNQETLDKAQKLMDYTDGKICNHCLGRKFSDCVEGNGNEERGIRIREALGLEAYVPNEDDKCAICYDLFEDIDNKVLDLVNEKIELLKVEFDTFVVGCKLPKEIVEKDQEISDEFDFDVEIIKREVNREIGKLLEANLEQNVDFDGEDVLVMVDFRRILREDIENPIKVRLQINPIFIEGRYRKLVRGIPQTKWPCTKCKGRGCEECNFTGKQYPESVEELLSEVVLKHTNGYEAKFHGAGREDIDVRMLGTGRPFVLEIKEPKIRKIDLEKIAEEVTETAKGKTEYLNLKFTERKRKAEIKVSSPDTYKVYRALVKCEDDIKEEDLEKLQSLHMIQQRTPIRVSHRRADKIREKEVKNIETEFIDSKTFEMIIKTEGGLYIKELISSDEGRSNPSVTEVLGTQAICAELDVIEVGIK from the coding sequence ATGAATCAGGAAACTTTAGATAAAGCACAGAAATTGATGGATTATACAGATGGAAAAATATGCAATCATTGCCTTGGACGCAAGTTTTCAGACTGTGTAGAAGGAAATGGAAATGAAGAGAGAGGAATCAGGATAAGGGAAGCCCTTGGCCTTGAAGCCTATGTTCCAAATGAAGATGATAAATGTGCAATCTGCTATGACTTGTTTGAAGACATCGACAATAAGGTTCTTGATTTGGTGAATGAGAAGATAGAACTCCTCAAAGTGGAATTCGACACATTTGTCGTAGGATGCAAACTGCCTAAGGAGATAGTTGAAAAGGACCAGGAAATCAGCGACGAATTCGATTTTGATGTGGAGATAATCAAAAGGGAAGTGAACCGTGAAATAGGCAAGCTCCTTGAAGCAAACCTTGAGCAGAATGTTGACTTTGATGGCGAGGATGTTCTTGTGATGGTTGATTTCAGAAGAATCCTAAGGGAAGACATTGAAAATCCAATCAAGGTAAGGCTTCAAATCAATCCGATATTCATTGAAGGAAGATACAGAAAGCTTGTAAGAGGCATCCCTCAAACCAAATGGCCATGCACAAAATGCAAAGGCAGAGGCTGTGAGGAATGCAATTTCACAGGAAAGCAGTACCCTGAATCCGTTGAGGAACTTTTATCTGAAGTGGTATTGAAGCACACAAATGGATACGAAGCCAAGTTCCATGGTGCAGGAAGGGAAGACATTGACGTAAGGATGCTAGGTACAGGAAGGCCATTCGTTCTTGAGATAAAGGAGCCTAAGATAAGAAAGATAGACCTTGAAAAAATAGCTGAAGAGGTAACTGAAACAGCAAAGGGAAAGACCGAATACCTGAACCTCAAGTTTACGGAAAGAAAGAGAAAGGCTGAAATCAAGGTATCCTCTCCAGACACATATAAAGTCTATAGGGCACTTGTAAAATGTGAAGACGACATCAAGGAAGAGGATTTGGAAAAGCTTCAATCCCTCCATATGATTCAGCAAAGAACTCCTATAAGAGTCTCCCACAGAAGGGCAGACAAGATCAGAGAAAAGGAAGTCAAGAACATTGAAACTGAATTCATTGATTCAAAAACATTTGAAATGATCATCAAGACAGAGGGCGGATT